The following are encoded in a window of Rubellicoccus peritrichatus genomic DNA:
- the nqrF gene encoding NADH:ubiquinone reductase (Na(+)-transporting) subunit F — MKITEEMPFQALCKTWQPVCLERDLQQREIISYTLLNEEIVIAKLPDGILAARDLCPHRGAKFGIGQIVNGNLQCPYHGWEFDSAGSCQEIPSIPGDSPIKQQACLKRFDVQLRYGMVWVKLDDDEMAPLPEIPEFENDWTYLVGDPVPTGAGFRREIDNYLDMSHFAFAHAKTLGVAAAKVITGIDITHYEDGFQMDAPFPELEGADTGKLSRGHHRRQRIYLPNFTTIRQSWNDGDERVLVHIPSPNTQESCTMFWALAISPNFDGPRPEDQMRFAVSVYAEDKEMMENQRPAEVPIGNEIGVMVPADRLPITYKRAIRKFVLDAMLPPEDRLKPLEQREIVDSYLILYGSQTGTAERLAWDCRRELQHMGVTSEVMEMDQFMSSIVDSGLTGDDNILTSTVERKLIVITSTYGVGEAPDNARRLLEHLRSLPHDSIRNLSYAVLALGDRSYVNFCQCGKDFHNQLETIGGKPIWPITLADTDVDESFSSFMEQFRERYQAELKEISLTINGKAYSGIQSGGSLLHTLRNQGINLASACEGKGSCGSCVCSVRTETDDLVAGVTGAERMLLGDERITSGKRLACQVSVIEDLKLEVDPVALSSTQTSFRVLRNENVATYIKELVLEPDDADTAFRFKAGQYMQFEIPEFQIDYGKIDISNPYRDMWERQNLFELKAENHSSTRRAYSMATNPDVDPHVSFNVRIALPPGNNGDPVGVGSSYLFNLKPGDKITGIGPFGDFLPKESDKEMIYLGGGAGMAPLRAHLSYLFDTLRTSRKVSFWYGARSKNELFYQDYFQKLVESFENFSFHVALSEPSPADDWDSHTGFIHEVLQREYLQSHPSPKSIEYYLCGPPQMVRAANGMLDEFEVSKDNIAYDEF, encoded by the coding sequence ATGAAAATAACTGAAGAGATGCCCTTTCAAGCGTTATGCAAAACCTGGCAGCCGGTATGCCTTGAGCGCGACCTTCAGCAACGGGAGATCATCAGTTATACACTTTTGAATGAGGAAATCGTTATCGCGAAGCTACCTGACGGCATTCTGGCTGCTCGTGATTTATGCCCTCATCGTGGCGCGAAATTCGGTATCGGTCAGATCGTAAACGGCAACTTACAATGTCCTTATCATGGCTGGGAGTTTGATTCCGCAGGATCCTGCCAGGAAATTCCGTCCATTCCGGGAGACTCTCCAATAAAGCAACAGGCCTGCCTCAAGCGCTTCGATGTGCAATTGAGGTATGGTATGGTTTGGGTGAAACTGGATGATGATGAGATGGCTCCTTTGCCCGAAATACCTGAGTTTGAAAATGATTGGACTTATCTTGTTGGTGATCCAGTGCCGACAGGCGCTGGGTTTCGCCGTGAGATTGATAACTATCTGGATATGTCTCATTTTGCTTTTGCCCATGCAAAAACACTTGGTGTTGCCGCGGCCAAAGTCATTACGGGCATCGATATTACACACTACGAGGATGGCTTTCAGATGGACGCACCTTTCCCCGAACTGGAAGGTGCTGATACGGGAAAATTGTCTCGGGGCCATCACAGAAGGCAGAGGATTTATCTTCCGAATTTTACTACGATCCGCCAGAGCTGGAATGATGGTGACGAGCGTGTCCTGGTCCATATACCCAGTCCCAATACACAGGAATCATGCACCATGTTTTGGGCATTGGCCATTTCTCCAAACTTCGATGGTCCTCGGCCCGAAGATCAAATGCGTTTTGCGGTTTCGGTTTATGCGGAAGACAAGGAAATGATGGAGAATCAGCGGCCTGCTGAAGTTCCTATTGGAAACGAAATTGGCGTCATGGTACCTGCCGATCGATTGCCGATTACTTACAAACGTGCCATCCGTAAATTCGTTCTGGATGCTATGTTACCGCCGGAAGATCGTTTGAAGCCGCTTGAGCAAAGGGAAATCGTTGACAGTTACTTGATTCTTTACGGTTCGCAAACAGGAACGGCGGAGCGCCTCGCCTGGGATTGTCGAAGGGAATTGCAACACATGGGCGTCACTTCCGAAGTCATGGAGATGGACCAGTTTATGAGCTCAATTGTTGATAGCGGCTTGACTGGTGATGACAATATTCTGACGAGCACGGTCGAACGTAAACTTATCGTGATTACTTCGACCTACGGCGTTGGGGAAGCACCTGACAATGCGCGTCGTTTGCTTGAGCATCTTAGATCACTTCCTCATGACTCCATCCGTAACCTTAGCTACGCGGTTCTTGCCTTAGGGGATCGGAGCTATGTCAATTTCTGCCAGTGCGGCAAGGATTTCCATAATCAATTGGAAACCATTGGTGGAAAACCAATATGGCCCATTACATTAGCGGATACAGATGTGGATGAATCCTTCTCATCTTTCATGGAGCAGTTTCGGGAGCGGTATCAAGCTGAACTCAAGGAGATTTCATTAACGATTAACGGCAAAGCGTATTCCGGGATACAATCAGGGGGTTCATTACTTCATACTTTGCGTAATCAAGGCATTAATCTGGCTTCTGCGTGTGAAGGCAAGGGCAGCTGTGGCAGCTGCGTTTGCTCTGTTCGGACGGAAACAGATGATCTTGTCGCCGGAGTTACCGGTGCCGAAAGAATGTTACTTGGCGATGAGCGGATTACATCCGGAAAACGTCTGGCATGTCAGGTGAGTGTTATTGAGGACTTAAAGCTGGAGGTCGATCCGGTTGCTTTAAGTTCAACACAAACCAGCTTTCGTGTGTTGAGGAATGAAAACGTGGCGACCTACATCAAGGAGCTCGTGCTTGAACCTGACGATGCGGATACCGCATTTCGTTTCAAGGCAGGGCAGTATATGCAGTTTGAGATTCCGGAATTTCAGATAGATTACGGTAAGATTGATATTTCCAATCCATATCGTGATATGTGGGAGAGGCAGAATCTTTTTGAGCTGAAAGCGGAAAACCATTCGAGCACACGAAGAGCTTACTCAATGGCGACAAATCCCGATGTTGATCCACATGTATCTTTCAATGTTCGGATTGCATTACCTCCAGGTAACAATGGCGATCCTGTTGGTGTCGGTTCTTCGTATTTGTTTAATCTCAAGCCGGGAGACAAGATAACGGGAATTGGTCCGTTTGGAGATTTTCTTCCTAAAGAGTCGGATAAGGAAATGATCTATCTTGGTGGTGGTGCTGGTATGGCTCCCTTGAGGGCGCACCTGTCCTACCTCTTTGACACCTTAAGAACATCGAGAAAAGTCAGTTTTTGGTATGGTGCACGTTCGAAGAACGAGTTGTTTTACCAGGACTATTTTCAAAAGCTGGTTGAGTCTTTTGAGAACTTCAGTTTCCATGTCGCCTTGTCGGAACCAAGCCCTGCTGATGATTGGGATTCTCATACCGGTTTTATTCATGAAGTGCTGCAACGCGAGTACTTGCAGTCCCATCCATCACCAAAGTCTATCGAATACTACTTATGTGGTCCGCCTCAAATGGTCCGTGCTGCTAACGGCATGTTGGATGAATTCGAGGTAAGCAAAGATAATATTGCCTACGATGAGTTTTAA
- a CDS encoding acyl-CoA thioesterase, with product MSFKFRTQVSKADCDGLKQFIRSRQVDYCQKALEANWSAQGLPVVLQRNTYDIYFELVHCHCDFRAPIKVNDTLDIHVSLFKHDHHSLVYDFSLERDGKVVGATLSIHRSHSVKTNEVCGIHPELIEKILA from the coding sequence ATGAGTTTTAAATTTCGAACGCAGGTCTCCAAGGCTGATTGTGATGGGCTGAAGCAGTTTATTCGTTCTCGCCAGGTTGATTATTGCCAGAAGGCGCTCGAAGCGAACTGGTCGGCTCAAGGCTTACCTGTTGTTTTGCAGCGAAATACCTACGACATCTATTTCGAGCTTGTTCATTGCCACTGTGATTTTCGTGCACCAATCAAGGTCAACGATACATTGGATATACATGTTTCATTATTCAAACACGATCATCATTCTTTGGTCTACGACTTCAGCCTGGAGCGCGATGGGAAAGTTGTGGGAGCAACTTTGAGTATTCATCGCTCCCACTCTGTGAAAACGAACGAAGTCTGTGGTATTCATCCTGAATTGATCGAAAAGATCCTGGCCTAG
- a CDS encoding SAM-dependent methyltransferase, protein MTSAVSHEAFMQHALYDPQDGYYARRAAVGKTGDFSTSATLSPAFAEAVAHWIRETITRLKILAPCPVIELGPGNGSLAAALLSHFSEAEVRLHLVETSDPLRDIQLGKLGSFPVSHHRTLGEALKATNGIGLIIANEFADAFPAVQLCFKESAWWEVFVDFDKSGKPIEVLKPYERVIDAEAPSNPKENQRIFVHPLYHSWLKENLSLLKHGAMLTIDYGAEYPSGECRAYAGQQRYEKLDVYREAGRRDITCDVNFSDIRRWGEQLGFKSYPSLTQTEFLQRYLGDIEARSSKDSALAFLCNPMGAGGAFRVLKLER, encoded by the coding sequence ATGACTTCTGCGGTTTCCCATGAAGCGTTCATGCAGCACGCATTGTATGATCCGCAGGACGGTTATTATGCACGTCGGGCAGCAGTTGGAAAAACCGGAGACTTCTCTACCAGTGCCACCCTCAGTCCGGCCTTCGCTGAAGCTGTCGCTCACTGGATTCGCGAAACAATCACACGGCTAAAGATCCTTGCTCCATGCCCAGTTATTGAGCTAGGGCCGGGCAATGGATCCCTGGCTGCCGCATTGCTCTCCCACTTCTCGGAAGCTGAAGTACGACTCCATCTCGTGGAAACATCAGATCCCTTGCGAGATATTCAACTCGGCAAACTCGGGTCATTTCCTGTTTCGCACCATCGAACACTTGGTGAAGCCTTAAAAGCAACCAATGGAATCGGCCTGATCATTGCCAATGAGTTCGCCGATGCTTTTCCGGCAGTGCAGCTGTGTTTCAAGGAAAGCGCATGGTGGGAAGTCTTTGTAGATTTTGATAAGTCCGGTAAACCAATTGAAGTATTAAAACCATACGAACGGGTTATCGACGCTGAAGCACCTTCTAATCCCAAAGAGAATCAACGGATTTTTGTTCACCCTCTCTATCATAGTTGGCTGAAGGAAAACCTTTCGTTGCTGAAGCATGGAGCCATGTTAACAATAGACTACGGCGCCGAATACCCATCGGGTGAATGCCGAGCCTACGCAGGACAACAGCGCTATGAAAAACTTGATGTTTATCGTGAAGCAGGTCGCAGAGATATCACCTGCGATGTCAATTTCAGCGACATTCGACGTTGGGGAGAACAACTCGGTTTCAAATCCTACCCATCATTAACGCAAACTGAATTCCTGCAACGCTATCTGGGCGACATTGAGGCACGCAGTTCGAAAGACTCTGCCCTCGCCTTTCTTTGTAATCCGATGGGTGCTGGTGGAGCCTTTCGCGTCCTCAAGCTTGAGCGATAA